One genomic segment of candidate division KSB1 bacterium includes these proteins:
- the gatB gene encoding Asp-tRNA(Asn)/Glu-tRNA(Gln) amidotransferase subunit GatB, with protein sequence MQYETVIGLEVHAQLKTKSKIFCNCSTKFGSEPNTQVCPVCLGMPGVLPVLNSKALEFAVKTGMATNCTINEHSLFARKNYFYPDLPKGYQISQFENPICENGFVEIELEGQTKAIGLIRIHLEEDAGKSVHAEEWVPEGETLIDLNRCGTPLMEIVSQPDIRSPKEAFLYLTQLKSILEYLDVSDCNMEEGSLRCDANVSIRPQGSSEFGVKTEVKNMNSFHGVEKALEIEVERQKNLIERGDAIIHQTLLWNAKQNKVTPMRSKEEANDYRYFLEPDLVPLQMDKEWLHQMKETIPELPLEKKNRFIKEYGICANNADVLVSSLEVADFFEATSQLFDDAKFSCNFILSAVLRYLGEKKTLLSNTKLTPKLLAELLNLVKNGTISLNIARKIFTDVVESGISPSKLIEQKGLSQVSDESELLQVIKEVLDANPGEVQKFLDGKEQVIGFFVGQVMKATKGQANPKIVNPILRKQLAEIDK encoded by the coding sequence ATGCAATACGAAACAGTAATCGGGTTGGAAGTTCACGCCCAGTTAAAAACAAAATCGAAAATATTTTGTAATTGCAGCACAAAGTTTGGCTCTGAGCCCAATACACAAGTTTGCCCGGTCTGTTTAGGTATGCCGGGTGTCCTGCCTGTGCTAAATTCAAAAGCTCTCGAGTTTGCCGTTAAAACCGGGATGGCTACAAATTGTACGATTAATGAACATTCACTTTTTGCGCGAAAAAATTATTTCTATCCGGATCTGCCAAAGGGTTACCAGATCTCTCAATTTGAAAATCCCATTTGTGAAAACGGCTTTGTCGAAATCGAATTGGAAGGACAAACTAAAGCCATTGGTTTGATTCGAATCCATTTAGAGGAAGATGCAGGGAAATCAGTTCATGCGGAAGAATGGGTCCCGGAAGGCGAAACTCTTATCGATTTAAATCGATGCGGAACACCCTTGATGGAAATCGTAAGCCAACCCGATATTCGTTCACCCAAAGAAGCTTTCCTTTATCTGACTCAATTAAAAAGTATTCTTGAGTACCTGGATGTTTCGGATTGCAATATGGAAGAAGGCAGTTTGCGCTGTGATGCAAACGTTTCAATTCGACCTCAAGGGAGTAGTGAGTTCGGAGTAAAAACCGAAGTGAAAAACATGAATTCTTTTCACGGCGTCGAAAAAGCCCTCGAAATTGAAGTCGAGCGACAGAAAAATTTAATAGAGCGGGGTGATGCAATTATTCATCAAACTTTATTGTGGAATGCTAAGCAAAATAAAGTAACGCCAATGAGATCTAAAGAGGAAGCAAATGACTACCGCTACTTTCTGGAACCGGATTTAGTCCCATTGCAAATGGATAAAGAATGGCTGCACCAAATGAAGGAAACAATTCCTGAACTGCCTCTTGAAAAAAAGAACAGGTTTATTAAAGAGTACGGAATTTGTGCAAATAATGCTGATGTATTGGTTTCTTCACTAGAGGTTGCTGATTTTTTCGAAGCAACAAGCCAACTATTTGATGATGCTAAATTCAGCTGTAATTTTATTTTGAGTGCGGTTTTACGTTATTTAGGCGAAAAAAAAACGTTGCTTTCGAACACAAAATTAACCCCTAAGCTTTTGGCTGAGTTATTGAACCTGGTTAAGAATGGCACCATTAGTTTAAATATCGCCAGAAAAATCTTCACTGATGTCGTCGAATCCGGTATATCTCCAAGTAAATTAATCGAACAAAAAGGATTGTCTCAAGTTAGTGATGAGTCCGAATTATTGCAGGTTATAAAAGAGGTTCTTGATGCAAACCCGGGCGAAGTACAAAAATTCCTGGATGGAAAAGAGCAGGTAATCGGTTTTTTTGTTGGCCAGGTGATGAAAGCTACAAAAGGCCAAGCCAATCCCAAAATAGTGAATCCAATCTTGCGAAAACAGTTGGCAGAAATCGATAAATAA
- a CDS encoding sporulation protein: MEINEMIEKLLAELGQLVRTESVVGKPIQTGDTTVIPVSKISFGFGGGGGSTPSKKSESGEGSGFGGGAQIEPVAFIVIHDGKAQLLNVQDKEGFGIGKVIDLIPEIIDKIKDLRGNREKKEKETKE, from the coding sequence GTGGAAATAAATGAAATGATTGAAAAATTGTTGGCAGAATTAGGACAATTGGTTCGCACGGAATCAGTTGTGGGTAAACCTATTCAAACAGGTGACACAACTGTTATCCCTGTTTCCAAAATTTCATTTGGTTTCGGTGGCGGCGGCGGAAGTACACCCAGTAAAAAAAGTGAATCAGGAGAAGGATCCGGTTTTGGCGGCGGCGCTCAAATTGAACCGGTGGCCTTTATTGTGATTCACGATGGTAAAGCCCAATTGCTAAATGTTCAGGATAAAGAAGGATTCGGCATAGGCAAGGTAATTGATTTGATCCCGGAGATAATCGATAAAATAAAGGACCTGCGCGGTAATAGAGAAAAAAAGGAAAAAGAAACTAAAGAATAA